GCTATTATCTCATATAGGAATTTGTCCTACTAGTATAAATAGCATTTTAGTAACCCATGAGCATATAGATCATGTTAGAGGGGTAGGAGTACTTTCAAGAAAGCATGATATTCCCATATATGCTAATGAGAAAACATGGATAAGTATGAAAAATATAATAGGTGAAATAAAGGAAAAAAATATAAAGTTAATAGAAACGAATAAATATTTTCAATTGGGAGATATAGATATACTACCCTTTAGTACATTTCATGATGCAGCCGATCCTTTAGGCTTTTGTATCAACTATAAGAAAATAAAAACTAGTATTACAACCGATACTGGCTGGGTAAATGATAATATGAAGGAAATTATTAAAGGGTCTTCCCTTTATTTTATTGAAGCTAACCATGACGTAAAAATGCTCAAGGAAGGAAGATATCCTTGGCATTTAAAAAAGAGGATCTTAAGTACCAGAGGGCATTTATCTAATATAGACTCTGGCAGAGTATTATCTGAAGTATTAACGGGAGATGGCGAGATAGTCATATTAGCACATCTAAGTGAAGAAAATAATAAGCCTTCTATAGCTTATGAAACGGTAAAGGAAAGCATAGAAGAACACGGTATAAAGGTGAATAGGGACCTAGATTTAAATCTGGCTCATAGGGGTAGACCTACCAAAATATTTACTTTAGGGTAGAAGTGGAGGAATGGGTATGTATTTTGAAAGGCCACCTAGAAGAAGAGGAGTTTTTTCATACTTTATAGTAGCTTTAATTGGAGCGATTATTGGAGGGGTGATTAGCGTTTATATTGCACCTAACTACTTATATGGTAAAATAATTCCTATGCCAGAAATTTATCAAAATAGAGAAGTACCTATAAACCAAGGACAGCAAATTAACATTACTCCTATTGACGATATAACAACAGTTGAAGCTGTTGCTAAAAAGGCTATGAGTTTTGTGGTAGGGATTACAACTGTTCAGGTTCAAAGAGAATTTTTCTGGGCAAGAGAAGTATCAGGTGTAGGTTCAGGTGTAATTGTAGATCCAAATGGATATATTCTCACAAATTCCCATGTGGTAGCTGATGGGGATGTAAAACAGATAAACGTATTATTCGAAAATGGAGATACTCTTCCAGGTCAAGTATTATGGAACGATGCTGCTTTAGATTTGGCAATCGTTAAAGTTGAAGCTATGGGACTACCTACAGCCGATTTAGGTAATTCAGATTCTTTAGAAGTGGGGCAATTAGCTGTAGCAATTGGAAATCCTCTTGGTCTAGATTTTCAAAGGACTGTTACTGCTGGAGTCATATCTGGATTGGACAGAACCATAAGAACAAGTCAATATAGTGTTTTAGAAGGATTAATTCAAACGGATGCTTCTATTAACAGGGGAAATAGCGGTGGTCCATTACTAAATAGTAAAGGAGAAGTAATAGGAATTAATACTGTGAAGATCGGGACACAAGTAGGAGAAGGGCTAGGATTTGCAATTCCCATAAACGTTGCAAAACCTATTATCAAGGAAGTTGTTGAAAAGGGAGACTTTAAAGCTGTATATTTAGGTATTGCTGCAACTGAAGTTGAAAGATATGAACGTGAGTGGGGAGTAGATTTAAGTATAGATAAGGGAATTATTATAATTGAAATATCACCCAATACCCCTGCAGATAAGGCAGGATTAAGGCCAGGAGATATAATTACCCACATAGATAATCAGGAACTTCAAAGTATGAATCAGCTAAAAAAAATTCTATACAAGTATAAAAAAGGAGATAAAGCTAGCTTAATGGTAGTTCGTAATGGAAAGCAAATGACTATAAACATTACTTTTTCAGAAGTAAGATAATTTAAAGGTAAGCATTCAGGTTTTATAAATTCTAAATATTGCACATACTACAAATAAGCTATACTCTTAATGAAGTTGGAGTGATTTTATGTATGTAGTCTGTAATGAACATTTAGAAAATGCGATAGATGATTTTATAGAAATTTATGAACAGCCTCCCGATATATATGAGCTGGAAAAGGTAACCTTTACCGATTGGGCTAGTCCTCGTAATTGTAATTATTGTGGTAATTTACCTAAGTATCTGGTTGTTTGATGTATAAGGAGGTTTTTAAATGAAAATCTTTAGTCTGGGGAGAATCCCTATAAAATCATGGGCTAATGAGGTAGAAGAAGAAGCTCTTCAACAGGCCATTAACCTCTCCAATTTACCCTTTGCTCATTCCCATATTGCATTGATGGCTGATGTTCACGTAGGCTTTGGAATGCCAATAGGTGGTGTACTAGCTTCAAAAGGCGTAATTATACCCAATGCTGTAGGGGTTGATATAGGCTGTGGCATTATTGCAGCGAAAACAGATATTTTAGATATAAGCACTGAACAGCTAGAAAACATAGTGGACAAGGCTCATAGAACAATACCTTTAGGTTATGATCATCATAAAAAGCCAAGAGATTGGGAGGGCTTTAACGATCCACCAAATATAAAGGTAATCTTTGAAGAGCTGGATTCAGCCAGATATCAAATTGGTACCTTAGGTGGAGGTAATCATTTTATGAGTATAGAGCGAGGCAGCGATGGCCATATCTGGTTAATGGTTCACTCAGGCAGTAGAAATTTTGGATATAAAATAGCCCATTATTACAATAAGGTAGCTAATAAAATTAATGAGACAACTAAATTATCTCCACCAAAACAGGGTTTAGCAGGTCTTTATTTGGATTCAGAAGAGGGACAGGAATATTTTACTGCGATGAATTATGCCCTTGAATTTGCCAGAGAAAATAGAGACCAGTTGTTAGAACAGTTTTACAGTATTTTTAAGGAAGAAACTAATTCTAAGCAGATATTAGAAAAAATAATTATCCATCATAATTATGCAGCTATTGAAACCCATTTTGGAGAAAAGATAATTGTTCACAGAAAAGGCGCTATTAGGGCCCAATTAGGTGAGTTAGGAATAATACCAGGATCAATGGGGACACCTTCTTATATCGTGGAGGGTTTAGGAAATGAAGAAAGCTTTAAAAGTTGCTCCCATGGTGCAGGCAGAGTAATGTCTAGAAAAATGGCCAATAAAATGATAACTAAAGAGATGGCTGATAAAGCAATGGAGGGAATTGTATATAAGGGTTGGAGAGAAGATCTATCCGAAGCGCCTATGGCTTATAAGGATATAGAAGAGGTCATTGAAAACCAAAAGGATTTAATAAAGCCACTGATTAAACTGGAACCTTTAGGTGTAGTAAAAGGATAATGAAAGATTTTTACAGCATATAAAATAACAAGCGAACTTATGTTTTATATGCTATTTTTTTTGTATTTTGGTATAATACTATTTATAACCATGGATAATGGGAGGTAAAAAATGAGAGTATTATTGGTAAATGATGATGGAATACATTCAGAAGGGATCCGCATACTAGCTAAAGAGCTGGAAAAGGATTATGAAGTTATTGTTGTAGCACCTGAAGAACAAAAAAGTGCACAGAGTCAGGCTATAACCATATCTAAATCTTTAATCGTTAAAGAAATAGAATTAGATGGACTTAAATCAAAGGCTTATAGTGTTTCTGGTACCCCAGCAGATTGTGTTAGAGTAGCTTTAGATAAATTAATTGAGAAACCAGTAGATTTTGTGATTTCAGGCATAAATACGGGTTTAAATGCTGGTATGGATGTGCTTTATTCTGGAACTGTGTCAGCCGCTATAGAAGCTAATATCTACAAATTGCCTTCTATGGCCATATCAGCAGAGTGGTTAGATGGGAAAATAGACTACCATTTAGCAGCAAAGTATGGGAGGTATATACTAGAAAAGGCAAGGGATAATTTTATAAAGAATAATATAGTGCTGAGTATAAATATTCCCTATCTTGAAAATGATCAGGTAAAGGGAATTAAGGTGTGTAAAATTGGAGATATAATATACGATTACTACATCGTAGAAAGCAATGGAGAAAATGGAGAAAAGGTTTTAAAACTGCACGGAAGACAGGATGTGGAATTTGAAGAAGATACAGACAGATATTATCTTTCCCAAGGATATGTTACTATTACTCCTCTCCATTACGACCTAACCAACTTCAATTTAATCGACAAAGTAAGAAGTTGGTTATAGCAAAATAAGTGTACAAGAGATAAAAGAGGAGGAAATAATGAATATAAGAATAATAGCTGTAGGGAAAATAAAAGAAAAGTATTTGCAAGAAGCCATTAAGGAATATTCAAAGCGACTGTCAAGGTATTGTAATTTGGAGATAATAGAAGTAGAAGACGAAAAAGCGCCAGAGAATTTATCTATAAAGGAAGAAGAATTAATTAAAGCAAAAGAAGCAGAAAGGATAAAGTCAAAGATTCAACCTAATTCATATATTATATCCTTGGTAATAGAAGGGAAGAATCTTTCTTCAGAAGAATTTTCGGAAAAGGTACAAAAGTTGATGGTAGATGGAATAAACGACATAACCTATGTAATAGGTGGGTCGTTAGGTTTATCAGAAGAAGTAATTAACCAAAGCGATTTTAAATTATCCTTTTCTAAAATGACATTTCCTCATCAGTTGATGAGGATTATATTATTGGAACAAATATACAGGGGATTTAGAATTATGAGAGGTGAACCGTATCATAAGTAGGACAAGCTCTTGGGTTATAGGATATGTTTAACGGGTTGTCATAAACTGGAGTTAAGTGGTATAATACGTATAAGTAGTAAAAAGTTCATTAGGGGGTACACATGAATGTTAAAAATTAAAATTAGCCGAATGAAAATAGTTATGAGTATATTTTTAGTAATTATAATATTTTTTGGTGCCAAGTATAAATATCAGCATACCTTTTCAACTAATAGGTGGATAAAATATCCTCGTGAGCGTGTGAAGATGGTTGATGACATGTTACAGAAACATAAATTAGTGGGACAGACAAAAAAAGATATAGTGAAATTATTAGGAGATGCAACTAATACAGATTATTTTAAAGAAGATAATAATGTTGTATACTACTTAGGCGATGAACGTGGGTTTATTAGCATAGATAGTGAATGGCTTGTCATAACGTTTGATAACAATATTGTGGTTGAAGTAAAAATTGAAACGGATTGAAATCTTCAACATACAAATAAAAGATAATGCAATTAGATGAACATTGTTTATATTATGTATAACATGGAGCAAACTTTTATCAATAAGGTATAATAAATATATATTATATTATTTCAAAGGGAATGAATGATGGAATTTTTCAAAAGGATATCTGTTTTAGGAGTGGAATATGTTATTTGATATAGATGATATAAGAAGGGCATTACAAGAAGATAATATACAGTGGAGTGGCCATGTTCTAACTAGAATGCAGCAAAGGGAAATTAAAGTAAGAGATATTATAAAATGTGTCTTGAGTGGAGAAATTATAGAATACTATTCTTCAGATTATCCATTTCCAAGTTGTCTTATAGCTGGAAGATGTGATAGTGATAAAGTTCTTCATGTAGTATGTTCATTGGGAGAGGGAAATGTGTGGATGATAACTGCATATTATCCAAATACTAATGAATGGTTAGAAGATTTTAAGACCAGAAGGAGGTAGTAATATGAATTGTGCTTTATGTAAAGGAAAATTAAAAAAAGGAATAGTAAATCATATTATAGATTTAGGAGATGGCATAATTATTATAAAAAATGTTCCTGCCAATACTTGTAATCAATGTGGAGAATATTATGTAGACACTGAAATAGCCATAAAACTAGAAAACATTGTAGAAGAGTTAAGAAAAAATAAAGCAGAAATTCTTATCATTAATTATAATGAAATGGTAGCCTAGGAGCAATTTAATAAGAATATGGTATTTATAAATGATATAGAAGAAATATGTAAAAATATCTCAAATAAAAACTTTGGTGAATTATAAAAATGAAATCATTAGAAGATAGTTAATAAGGTGTTTGACATAGATTATGTTAAATACCTTATTTGTTTATAATAGGTTTTATACATCTATCACTAGATACATTCTATTTATTTTGCGAGTCAAGATGATGCGGTGAACCGTATCATAAGTAGGACAAGCTATGGGTTATAGGATAATGTTCAGGGGGTTATCATAAGCTGAAATTAAACAATATAATATGTATAAGTTTAAATATGTACACTTTAGGGGGGATATTATGTATTTAGGTATGGATGGTAAATATAGTGCATTTGAGGAATTAATGCATTATTATCATTTAAATTTTTATGTATACTATTTTCTACTTTTGATAGTATTTGTAAACTGTATTAAGGTAATAGTAAATTTTACTTCTGTTAAAAAAGGAAAGGTATCAAATATTAACTCAGGTAATATGGACTTACTTATAAGCATATTGGCAGGTATAGGGCTAGGGTATGGAATGCTTTTTCAGGGAGTACTATCTGACATTTCATCTAAATATTTCAAGATTTGGGGTAATAAAATGTTTGTTTTGTGCATAGCTAGTTTTATTTTATTTATTATTCAACTAATTTGTACATTAAGAATAAGAGATATTAAAAACAAACATTAATATCAGATTTATTATATAGCTAAGGCACGTTCTGCATAATATGTAATCAGTGGTAGGGGGAACTTTGATTTTCCACAAAATTAAACTAAGGGGGTATGAAAATATGAAGTATAAAAAACAAATTATTTTTGGCCTAATTTTATTAATAATATTTAGTGCATTCTTTCTTAAAAATACAAAAGTTAATAGAAAGATTGCTAAAGACCTAGAAATAAAAATACCATATACTTTGTATTTCTATTATACAGATAGTCATGGCGGATTTTTAGGAGATGGTGTAGCGTTAGGAAGGGCAGAATTAAAAGATAAAGATATAGATAAACTTTTAAAAGACCCAGAAGGCCATTGGACTAAAACACCTATACCAAAGGAATTAAATACTATGTTATATGGATGCGAAAGTTATCACTCTGATTTAGCTATAAGATTAGCAATGAAGAATATAGAAAATGGATATTGGATATATATAGATAGGTTTGGAAATAAAAGAGAGTATTTAAAGGGAGAAGAAATAGATAGATATACTAATAATTATAGTATAGGATTGCTAGACTTAGATGAAAAAAGATTTTACTATATAAAATTCGATAGTTAATATACATTAGTATATAAGTACATGACTAAAAATAGTTATTAGATTTATTAAGAATAAGTATAGAAGAAAGCAAATGATTATACGAGGAGGCGTAGCATTGAATCATATATCAAGAAAAGATATTAATCTCGGTCTGATTTTTGTTATTTTATTTTCTATATCAATAGTTGGTGGTTTTATAAAATGGCCTTTATTTATATTTGCTGGTGTTTTTCTATTTTCCTATATTGTATTAGATAGAAAAAGGTTAAGATGCCCAAATTGTGGAGCATATGAAAATCTTGATAGGTTGATATATGCTAAGAATCATGTACATCATTGTAGACGTTGTGGTGAAAGAATTAAAATATTATGATTAAATTTAATTAAGGTTGATTTTGTTTTGTATATCTACTACCAAATAGGTTTTGCTAGTTGAACCGATACGGTGAACCGTATCATAAGTAGGACAAGCTATGGGTTGTAGGGGAGACCTTTGGTCTCCTGTGTATGACTATAATAAATTGTTATTAAATGATATAATGTATATAGGTAGTATTAAGTGTGACATAGGGATAATATTAAGATGGATGGTGGTTATATGGATGAATTACCACGAAGAAAGAATATTAGATTAAAAAATTATGATTATTCACAAGCAGGATATTATTTTATAACTATATGTAGCAAGGATAAGAAAAGTCTATTTTGGGAAGTAGGGGCGACCTGTGGTCGCCAGTTTGAAAGACCACCATTATCAAATATAGGAGAAATTATTGATTTAGAAATAAATAAAATTAATTCTATTTATGAAAATGTTGAAATCAACAAATATGTTATTATGCCTAATCATATACATATGATTATTATATTATATAATGGAAACGGACGGTCAAAGACCGTCCCTACAATATCTCGTATTATCCAGCAATTTAAAGGTTCTATTTCTAAATAGATTGGCTTTTCATTATGGCAAAAATCATTCTATGACCATATAATCAGAAATGAACAAGAATACCAAGAAATATGGAATTACATAGAAACAAATCCATTGAAATGGGAAGAGATGATAAATATTATATTTAATAGATAATATGATATAATAAATATATATTATATTATTTGAAAGGTAGTGATAAAATGGACACTGCTAAACAAATTTTATTAAAACTTATAGACGAAATTCCAGAAAATCAAATACATGAAATAATAGATTTTATAGGATATTTAAAAATAAAAAATGAGAGAGATATGTTTAAAGAGTTAGAAGAGGCGAGTAAAAGTAGTATGGACTTTTGGGATAATGACATAGATGACGAGGTATGGAATAATGTATAAGCAAGGAGATATATTACTAATTCCAATACCATTTACAGATTTGACATCCAGTAAAAAGAGACCTGTTCTTGTACTATCAAATGATGATTATAATTCTAAAACAGATGATATAATAGTGGCTGCTATTACTTCAAATCTTACATCAAAGGACTATAGCATATTTATTACTAGTAGTGATTTGCTGAAAGGGAATTTAAAAGTGGATTCATGTATAAGAGTAGATAAAATTTATACTTTAGCCCAAAATATTGTTATTAAGAAATTTGGCGAAGTTAATGATGATATTATGAATGGGGTAAAGAATAAAATTAATGAACTAATAAAATAACAGGAGATTCTCCTGTTATTTTTTCTTAATTTTATTTATGTTTTGGAATACCATAATATAAAAGGTTCTTATCTATTTACAATTAACTTAGGTTGAATATATCCTAAAAAAGAATATAATATAAGTAAAAGGAAGGTGAAGATTTTATGAAAATTAATATAAATAATTTAGTATCTATTTCAGAAGCTAATCAAAATTTTTCTAAAGTAGCTAGATTAGTAGATGAAAATGGAGCTGTAGTAATTTTGAAAAACAATGTACCTCGTTATGTATTAATAGAATATAGCCAATTAGAGAATGAAGAAACAATAGGCGATGAAGAAGTAGAAGAAGTAGCTAAAAGAGTATTATCTAAACATATGAAGGCATTTGAGGAATTAGCCAAATGAAAAGATTAACTAAAACTCAAATATTAAAAATGCATAGCCTTCTTATTCAAGAAACAGGTGGAAGTGGTGGGATTAGAGATGAAGGATTATTAGATTCTGCTTTGAATTTACCATTTCAAAGTTTCGATGGAGAAGATATTTATAAGACTATTCAAGCTAAAGCAGCAAGGCTAGGTTTTTCACTTATTAATAATCATCCCTTTGTTGATGGGAATAAGAGAATAGGGATTTTAGTGATGCTGGTTTTCCTTGAAATAAATGGTATTGAGATTATATGTACAGATGAAGAATTGGTTGAGCTTGGATTAGGGGTAGCAGATGGTTCAGTAAGTTATAAAGATTTATTAAATTGGATAATTGACCACAGTTAATAAAAAGCTTGGCATAATATGAAGACACCAAGCTTTTTATTTTACCTTAATTTAAAGAGATATATCTATCGGTAAATAAGTTTTGCGGGTAGAGTCGATGCGGTGAACCCTATCATAAATGATGGGAATTTTTGTTTGAGCTCTACTATTTTCCGTGATATAATGAAGAAAATCGTATAAGAGGAGTTGAATGATGACTAAACATCGTATTTATACAATGCCTTTCGCCAAAGTCTATCCTCATTACGTTGCGAAGGCGGAGAAAAAAGGACGTATGAAAGCAGAAGTTGATGAAATAATTCGCTGGTTGACTGGATATAGTCAAGAAGAGCTAGAAGCACAACTGGAAAAAGAGATAGATTTTGAAACCTTCCTTGCAGAAGCTCCCCAACTGAATTCTTCGCGGTCTTTAATCGAAGGTGTGGTCTGTGGTATACTGGTTGAAGATATAGAAGAATCAACTATGCGGGAAATTCGCTATTTAGACAAGCTAATCGATGAGTTAGCAAAAGGAAAGCCTATGGATAAGATTTTGCGATAAAAAGGGTAACAGGAAGCGGTATTTTCTGCATGTTAATAGAAAAGTGTAATATAAAAATATTTTGATTGGGGGAAATTAAAAATGAGTAAATACGAAAAAGCGATGAAACTTATGGAGGAGTTCTGCGGGAACGGTAAAGACAACCTTGTGGCCCTTGCGACAATATCCTTAAAGCCAAACGCTACAGGCAAGCCTCGTCCTGCTGTTCGTATGGTTAATGCATATTACGAAGACGGGGCCTTTTATATTTCTACCGCTTCGTGGAAAAATAAGACCCTAGAGATTGGGGAGAACAATGAGGTTTCCATATGCGGATTGGATTTATTTACCGCCAATGGAGTTGCCGAGAATTTAGGTTGGGTTAAAGACGAGAGGAATGCTGAAATTAGGACCAAGATGAAAAAGTGCTTTGAATGGTTTGATGATCATGGCAACGAAGAAAGTCTAGATTCAATTGTTCTGCGTATCACTCTTACAGAAGGAACGATTACTGATAACGAAGAAAAATACGGTGAACGATTATATAAAGTTGATTTTATAAATAAAATTGCCAAGTAAATCAATCAGCCCCTAGCTAGTATAGTTTGAGCCATTATAATACATAAAAACAGGAGCAAATAGTTTAATTTTTAGATATAGATTTATAAGAATGGTGACAAATTTATGTATATTTATTTTATCTTGTATGGATTGTAACAATTTATAAGAGGTCCTCCTATTAGGGTGTTTTTAAACTATTTAAACTAAGAATATAAGGGGGACATAGAGATGAAGGAAGTTAAAGGAAGTAACGAATTATTTGATTATTTGATTAAAGAAGCTAATGAAAACTTTGAAGGCTGGGACTTTTCATATTTAGAATCAACTGGAAGAATGCAAGAGTTTCCACTAAGTTGGAATTATAGGAGCAAAGTTAAGGAGAGAATGTCCGGGATAGTTTCATTATTGGATATGGGAACGGGTGGTGGAGAGTTCTTATCTTCATTGAGCCCATTGCCTAAATATACTTTTGCTACAGAAGGGTATGAGCCTAACATAAACATTGCAAGGGAAAGGTTAGAGCCCTTGGGAGTAAAAGTATATAGGGTAGATGATGATAACTCCTTGCCGTTTAACGATGAAAGTTTCGATCTAATAATTAATAGGCATGAATCCTATTCTCCTATGGAAGTTAAAAGGATTCTTAAAAGACAAGGAACCTTCATAACTCAGCAGGTTGGAGGTTTAAATGATAAGGAAATGAATGAACTTTTAGCTGCCCCTCAAAGTCGGTATTATAACTGGAATCTAGGAAAAGCAGTGAGTGAGTTAAATCAAGTGGGCTTAAAGATTGTTGAGCAAAAGGAGGATTTAGTAAAAACAAGATTTTATGATATTGGAGCTATAGTATTTTATTTAAAAGCAATACCATGGCAAGTACCAGATTTTACAATAGAAAAATATTTTGAAAGGCTAGAAGAAATTGATAATTTAATTCAGAAACAAGGATATATTGACTTTACATGCCACAGGTTTTTTATTATAGCGAATAGAGAATAAATTATTGATGCAAAGAACTGCTCCGTTTCAACGAACTAAGTTAGTAGGAGCAGTTTATTTATTAATATTTAGCGAATTCCATAAGTTGGAACCTGGTGATATAATGCTTATAAATGGATTTATGCAAAGTAAGAACAATTAAATTTTAGAGGAAATCAATATGAGATATATAAAAATTAGCACTGGGATTAAGCCTAGATTTTGCAATTGGAGCAGTATTGGACAACATGAATTGAAAGAAATAAATTAGAGGGGAGTAAAATGAGATATTTTAGTACGAGAGATAAAACAATTTCAATTTCATCAAGCGAAGCCATTATTCAAGGTATTTCTAAAGATGGAGGTTTGTTTGTTCCAGAAACTATTCCTAAAATAGATAATCTAATGGAATTGACTAAAATGGATTATCGGAAATTAGCGTATTTTATAATGTCAAAATTTTTTACAGATTTTGAACCAACTTTGTTAAAGGAAGCGATAAAAGATGCATATGGACAAAAATTTAGCCTTAAAGATATAGTATCCATTGAAAAGGTCCAAGATAGATATTTATTAGAATTATTCCATGGTCCAACCTATGCTTTTAAAGATATGGCTTTATCCATACTTCCACGTCTATTAAGGATTGCACTGAAGATCAATGATATAGACAAGGAAATAGTAATATTGACTGCCACGTCAGGGGATACGGGAAAAGCTGCCCTAGAAGGATTTGCCAATGTAGAAGGGATTAAAATAGTTGTATTCTTCCCTGAAAAGGGAGTAAGCCAGATCCAAAAACTTCAGATGATAACCCAAGAAGGTGAAAATACATTTGTAGTTGGCATTGATGGTAACTTTGATGAGGCACAAAATGGGGTAAAAAGAATATTTAATGATAGAGAATTTAAAGAGGTATTGGATAAGTATGGCTATATATTATCTTCTGCCAATTCAATAAATATTGGAAGATTGGTTCCTCAAATAGTATATTATTTTTATGGATATCTAGATCTTTTGAAACAAGGAGAATTAGAAGATGGAGAAAAAATAAATATAGTTGTACCTACTGGGAATTTCGGCAATATATTGGCAGCTTATTATGGAAAAAAGATGGGCCTACCTGTGAACAAACTAATATGCGCATCAAATGAAAATAACGTTTTGACTGACTTCATAAATACAGGAGTATATGATCGTAGAAGGGAATTGAAATTAACCTCATCTCCTTCTATGGATATTCTAATATCCAGTAATTTAGAAAGATTGTTGTTTTATATATTAAATGAAGATGATATAGCTGTTAAAGATAAAATGGAAAGGCTAAATAAAAATGGTTTTTACAAGATTAAAAATATAAATATAGAGGATTTTTATGGAGATTATTCAACGGAAGATGAAGTAACTAAGACCATAAAGGATGTTTTTGTTCATTACAATTATCTAATGGATCCCCATACAGCAGTAGCCTACAATGTATATGATAAATACAAATTAAAGACCAAAGATAATACGAAGACTATAATAGCCTCTACTGCCAGCCCTTTTAAATT
This genomic window from Tepidimicrobium xylanilyticum contains:
- a CDS encoding MBL fold metallo-hydrolase; amino-acid sequence: MGLKFCSLSSGSNGNCLYIETDRMRILIDGGLSGKRIEKLLSHIGICPTSINSILVTHEHIDHVRGVGVLSRKHDIPIYANEKTWISMKNIIGEIKEKNIKLIETNKYFQLGDIDILPFSTFHDAADPLGFCINYKKIKTSITTDTGWVNDNMKEIIKGSSLYFIEANHDVKMLKEGRYPWHLKKRILSTRGHLSNIDSGRVLSEVLTGDGEIVILAHLSEENNKPSIAYETVKESIEEHGIKVNRDLDLNLAHRGRPTKIFTLG
- the htrA gene encoding serine protease HtrA, with the translated sequence MYFERPPRRRGVFSYFIVALIGAIIGGVISVYIAPNYLYGKIIPMPEIYQNREVPINQGQQINITPIDDITTVEAVAKKAMSFVVGITTVQVQREFFWAREVSGVGSGVIVDPNGYILTNSHVVADGDVKQINVLFENGDTLPGQVLWNDAALDLAIVKVEAMGLPTADLGNSDSLEVGQLAVAIGNPLGLDFQRTVTAGVISGLDRTIRTSQYSVLEGLIQTDASINRGNSGGPLLNSKGEVIGINTVKIGTQVGEGLGFAIPINVAKPIIKEVVEKGDFKAVYLGIAATEVERYEREWGVDLSIDKGIIIIEISPNTPADKAGLRPGDIITHIDNQELQSMNQLKKILYKYKKGDKASLMVVRNGKQMTINITFSEVR
- a CDS encoding CxxH/CxxC protein, producing MYVVCNEHLENAIDDFIEIYEQPPDIYELEKVTFTDWASPRNCNYCGNLPKYLVV
- a CDS encoding RtcB family protein translates to MKIFSLGRIPIKSWANEVEEEALQQAINLSNLPFAHSHIALMADVHVGFGMPIGGVLASKGVIIPNAVGVDIGCGIIAAKTDILDISTEQLENIVDKAHRTIPLGYDHHKKPRDWEGFNDPPNIKVIFEELDSARYQIGTLGGGNHFMSIERGSDGHIWLMVHSGSRNFGYKIAHYYNKVANKINETTKLSPPKQGLAGLYLDSEEGQEYFTAMNYALEFARENRDQLLEQFYSIFKEETNSKQILEKIIIHHNYAAIETHFGEKIIVHRKGAIRAQLGELGIIPGSMGTPSYIVEGLGNEESFKSCSHGAGRVMSRKMANKMITKEMADKAMEGIVYKGWREDLSEAPMAYKDIEEVIENQKDLIKPLIKLEPLGVVKG
- the surE gene encoding 5'/3'-nucleotidase SurE, which translates into the protein MRVLLVNDDGIHSEGIRILAKELEKDYEVIVVAPEEQKSAQSQAITISKSLIVKEIELDGLKSKAYSVSGTPADCVRVALDKLIEKPVDFVISGINTGLNAGMDVLYSGTVSAAIEANIYKLPSMAISAEWLDGKIDYHLAAKYGRYILEKARDNFIKNNIVLSINIPYLENDQVKGIKVCKIGDIIYDYYIVESNGENGEKVLKLHGRQDVEFEEDTDRYYLSQGYVTITPLHYDLTNFNLIDKVRSWL
- the rlmH gene encoding 23S rRNA (pseudouridine(1915)-N(3))-methyltransferase RlmH; this encodes MNIRIIAVGKIKEKYLQEAIKEYSKRLSRYCNLEIIEVEDEKAPENLSIKEEELIKAKEAERIKSKIQPNSYIISLVIEGKNLSSEEFSEKVQKLMVDGINDITYVIGGSLGLSEEVINQSDFKLSFSKMTFPHQLMRIILLEQIYRGFRIMRGEPYHK
- a CDS encoding DUF4258 domain-containing protein; this translates as MLFDIDDIRRALQEDNIQWSGHVLTRMQQREIKVRDIIKCVLSGEIIEYYSSDYPFPSCLIAGRCDSDKVLHVVCSLGEGNVWMITAYYPNTNEWLEDFKTRRR
- a CDS encoding type II toxin-antitoxin system MqsA family antitoxin, with protein sequence MNCALCKGKLKKGIVNHIIDLGDGIIIIKNVPANTCNQCGEYYVDTEIAIKLENIVEELRKNKAEILIINYNEMVA
- a CDS encoding transposase codes for the protein MDELPRRKNIRLKNYDYSQAGYYFITICSKDKKSLFWEVGATCGRQFERPPLSNIGEIIDLEINKINSIYENVEINKYVIMPNHIHMIIILYNGNGRSKTVPTISRIIQQFKGSISK
- a CDS encoding DUF2281 domain-containing protein, which translates into the protein MDTAKQILLKLIDEIPENQIHEIIDFIGYLKIKNERDMFKELEEASKSSMDFWDNDIDDEVWNNV
- a CDS encoding type II toxin-antitoxin system PemK/MazF family toxin, whose product is MYKQGDILLIPIPFTDLTSSKKRPVLVLSNDDYNSKTDDIIVAAITSNLTSKDYSIFITSSDLLKGNLKVDSCIRVDKIYTLAQNIVIKKFGEVNDDIMNGVKNKINELIK
- a CDS encoding type II toxin-antitoxin system Phd/YefM family antitoxin, which produces MKININNLVSISEANQNFSKVARLVDENGAVVILKNNVPRYVLIEYSQLENEETIGDEEVEEVAKRVLSKHMKAFEELAK